Proteins encoded by one window of Bradyrhizobium sp. B097:
- a CDS encoding outer membrane beta-barrel protein, producing MKKFLLATAAAAVAVAAFGATAQAADLGSRGYYQKAPAPVYAAPLYNWTGFYLGGHLGGVFSQNNTFNGLALSDSSARFMGGVQGGYDWQLSPMWVIGLEGQYSWLGGHQLNAIFPGGYVYNNNQRGIASITGRVGYTWGPGLIYVKGGYAYSDNSETVTLGGAQVPFALTDNHSNGWTIGGGAEYMFAPNWSAKVEYQYYDFGDSRFTAPGALVPVGSFHNDEHTVKAGLNYRFNLGNLGGPAYGRY from the coding sequence ATGAAGAAGTTCCTGCTCGCAACCGCAGCCGCAGCTGTTGCCGTCGCTGCCTTTGGCGCGACCGCCCAAGCCGCCGACCTCGGCTCCCGTGGCTATTACCAGAAGGCGCCCGCGCCTGTTTACGCCGCGCCGCTCTACAACTGGACCGGCTTCTATCTCGGCGGCCATCTCGGCGGCGTGTTCTCGCAGAACAACACGTTCAACGGCCTCGCGCTGTCGGACTCCAGCGCCCGCTTCATGGGTGGCGTCCAGGGCGGCTACGACTGGCAGCTGTCGCCGATGTGGGTGATCGGCCTCGAAGGCCAGTATTCCTGGCTCGGCGGCCACCAGCTCAACGCGATCTTCCCGGGCGGTTATGTCTATAACAACAACCAGCGCGGCATCGCCTCGATCACCGGCCGGGTCGGCTACACCTGGGGGCCCGGCCTGATCTACGTGAAGGGCGGCTATGCCTATTCCGACAACAGCGAAACGGTGACGCTCGGCGGCGCGCAGGTCCCCTTCGCGCTCACCGACAACCACAGCAACGGCTGGACCATCGGCGGCGGCGCCGAATACATGTTCGCGCCGAACTGGTCGGCCAAGGTCGAGTACCAGTATTACGACTTCGGCGACAGCCGCTTCACCGCACCGGGCGCGCTGGTGCCGGTCGGCAGCTTCCACAATGACGAGCACACGGTGAAGGCGGGCCTCAACTACCGCTTCAACCTCGGCAACCTCGGCGGCCCCGCTTACGGCCGCTACTGA
- a CDS encoding methyl-accepting chemotaxis protein, which produces MAFRFKLGKPNLKRIHLPQMGVRGSLFAAFAVIAGMALVISAGAGIVLHQLGGTMSDLSGRDIPRLAASLQLSAQSASLAAQGPGLLAVQSEDALNDRTKKVQEVAQQTNAKLGEIIELGADKSVVSALQENVKNTDEATKSLISAAHERLDVGALRDKQYNALRKAQGAFVSAAGPAMLDAQTRLNAILAAAEVSADAATEAARTVGQISNVLAAGNLMAADMTAALSANSSETLDAIEAEFKKGRDRVKSNLEDLPNNPAIVAVRDTAEKLLVLGEGKTGVFKIRQKELDSIDYGQTILEETRKLNVGLGISVQQLVDAVQKETDSSTFQARQQISLATTVMIGLGALTLVGSFLFVWLYVGRNILRRIRGLQRSMQLLSDGDLDTEIPQSRQRDEIAVMADALQVFRESMIESRELTENQNKDRSAKAERASRMETQIATFESTVRTALGSLQSAANSMQSTAQSMSATADQSSALVNAVASAAEETSVNVQTVSAGTEELSSSISEIGRQVVTSAEIARKAVEEASATDTTMQGLADNAARISVVVDLIQTIASQTNLLALNATIEAARAGEAGRGFAVVASEVKNLASQTAKATEEIRQQIVSMQEVTTTAVSAIRNISSTIGEINDVTTAIAAAVEEQGAATREIARNIQHAAGGTSEVSSNIVGVSTASAEAGAAAGEVLSASDALRREADVLRSEIDGFLSNIRAA; this is translated from the coding sequence ATGGCGTTTCGGTTCAAGCTCGGCAAACCAAATCTCAAGCGTATCCATCTGCCGCAGATGGGTGTCAGAGGCAGCCTGTTCGCGGCATTCGCCGTGATCGCAGGCATGGCGCTCGTGATCAGCGCAGGCGCCGGCATCGTGCTGCATCAGCTCGGCGGCACCATGAGCGATCTCTCCGGCCGTGACATTCCGCGGCTCGCCGCGAGCCTGCAGCTTTCCGCGCAGAGCGCCTCGCTCGCGGCCCAAGGGCCCGGCCTGCTCGCCGTACAGAGCGAGGACGCGCTGAACGATCGCACCAAGAAAGTGCAGGAGGTCGCGCAGCAAACCAATGCCAAGCTTGGCGAGATCATCGAACTCGGCGCCGATAAGTCCGTGGTCAGCGCGCTGCAGGAGAACGTCAAGAACACCGACGAGGCAACCAAGAGCCTGATCTCGGCGGCGCATGAGCGGCTCGACGTCGGCGCGCTGCGCGACAAGCAGTACAACGCGCTGCGCAAGGCGCAGGGCGCTTTCGTCTCCGCTGCGGGTCCCGCGATGCTCGACGCGCAGACCCGGCTCAACGCGATTCTCGCCGCGGCCGAAGTCTCCGCTGACGCTGCCACCGAAGCCGCGCGCACCGTCGGCCAGATCAGCAACGTGCTCGCCGCCGGCAATCTGATGGCCGCCGACATGACCGCGGCGTTGTCGGCCAATTCCAGCGAGACGCTCGATGCGATCGAGGCGGAGTTCAAGAAGGGCCGCGACCGCGTCAAGTCCAACCTCGAGGACCTGCCGAACAATCCGGCGATCGTTGCGGTGCGCGACACCGCGGAGAAGCTGCTGGTGCTCGGCGAAGGCAAGACCGGCGTGTTCAAGATCCGCCAGAAGGAGCTCGACTCGATCGATTACGGCCAGACCATCCTGGAAGAGACCCGCAAGCTCAATGTCGGGCTCGGCATCAGCGTCCAGCAGCTGGTCGACGCCGTGCAGAAGGAGACCGACTCGTCGACCTTCCAGGCGCGGCAGCAGATCTCGCTCGCGACCACGGTGATGATCGGATTGGGCGCGCTGACGTTGGTCGGCTCGTTCCTGTTCGTCTGGCTCTATGTCGGACGCAACATCCTGCGCCGCATCCGCGGCCTGCAGCGCTCGATGCAGCTGTTGTCCGATGGCGATCTCGACACCGAGATCCCGCAGAGCCGCCAGCGCGACGAGATCGCCGTCATGGCGGACGCGCTGCAGGTGTTCCGCGAGAGCATGATCGAGAGCCGCGAGCTCACCGAAAACCAGAACAAGGACCGCTCCGCCAAGGCCGAGCGCGCCTCGCGCATGGAGACGCAAATCGCAACGTTCGAATCGACGGTCCGCACTGCGCTCGGCAGCCTGCAGAGCGCGGCGAACTCGATGCAGTCGACCGCGCAGAGCATGTCGGCGACCGCCGACCAGTCGAGCGCATTGGTCAACGCGGTCGCCTCGGCCGCCGAGGAGACTTCGGTCAATGTGCAGACGGTGTCGGCCGGCACCGAGGAGCTGTCGTCGTCGATCTCCGAGATCGGCCGCCAGGTCGTCACCTCGGCGGAGATCGCCCGCAAGGCGGTCGAGGAAGCCAGCGCCACCGACACCACCATGCAGGGCCTTGCCGACAACGCCGCGCGGATCAGCGTCGTGGTCGACCTGATCCAGACCATCGCCTCGCAGACCAATCTCTTGGCGCTCAACGCCACCATCGAGGCGGCGCGCGCCGGCGAGGCCGGGCGCGGCTTTGCCGTCGTCGCCTCCGAGGTGAAGAACCTGGCGAGCCAGACCGCCAAGGCGACCGAGGAAATCCGCCAGCAGATCGTCAGCATGCAGGAGGTGACGACCACGGCAGTCTCCGCGATCCGCAACATCTCGAGCACGATCGGCGAGATCAACGACGTCACCACCGCGATCGCCGCCGCCGTCGAGGAGCAGGGCGCGGCGACCCGCGAGATCGCCCGCAACATCCAGCACGCCGCCGGCGGCACCAGCGAGGTGTCGAGCAACATCGTCGGCGTCTCGACCGCCTCGGCCGAAGCCGGCGCCGCGGCCGGCGAGGTGCTCAGCGCCTCCGACGCGCTGCGCCGCGAGGCCGACGTGCTGCGCTCCGAAATCGACGGCTTCCTGTCGAACATCCGCGCGGCGTAA
- the hemA gene encoding 5-aminolevulinate synthase — translation MNYSQFFQTALNRLHDERRYRVFADLERIAGRFPHATWHSPKGSRNVVIWCSNDYLGMGQHPKVVGAMVETATRVGTGAGGTRNIAGTHHPLVQLEAELADLHGKEASLLFTSGYVSNQTGISTLAKLIPNCLILSDALNHNSMIEGVRQAGCERQIFRHNDVAHLEELLIAAGPDRPKLIVCESLYSMDGDVAPLATICDLAEKYGAMTYVDEVHAVGMYGPRGGGIAERDGVMHRIDVLEGTLAKAFGCLGGYIAGRAEIIDAVRSYAPGFIFTTALPPAICSAATAAIRHLKTSNWERERHQDRAARTKAILTAAGLPVMSSDTHIVPLFVGDPEKCKRASDLLLEDHGIYIQPINYPTVAKGAERLRITPSPYHDDGLIDALAEALLQVWDRLGLPLHQKSLAAE, via the coding sequence ATGAATTACAGCCAGTTTTTCCAAACCGCCCTCAACCGCCTGCATGACGAGCGGCGCTACCGGGTGTTCGCCGACCTCGAGCGGATCGCGGGACGCTTCCCGCACGCGACCTGGCATTCGCCGAAGGGCAGCCGCAACGTCGTGATCTGGTGCTCCAACGACTATCTCGGCATGGGCCAGCACCCCAAGGTGGTCGGCGCCATGGTCGAGACCGCGACCCGCGTCGGCACCGGCGCCGGCGGCACCCGCAACATCGCGGGCACCCATCATCCGCTGGTGCAGCTCGAGGCGGAGCTCGCCGACCTCCACGGCAAGGAAGCCTCGCTGCTGTTCACCTCGGGCTACGTCTCGAACCAGACCGGCATCTCGACGCTCGCCAAGCTGATTCCGAACTGCCTGATCCTGTCGGACGCGCTGAACCACAATTCGATGATCGAGGGCGTGCGCCAGGCCGGCTGCGAGCGCCAGATCTTCCGCCACAACGACGTCGCGCATCTCGAGGAGCTCTTGATCGCCGCCGGTCCCGACCGGCCGAAGCTGATCGTCTGCGAGAGCCTTTATTCGATGGACGGCGACGTCGCGCCGCTCGCCACGATCTGCGATCTCGCCGAGAAATACGGCGCCATGACCTATGTCGACGAGGTCCATGCGGTCGGCATGTACGGCCCCCGCGGCGGCGGCATCGCCGAGCGCGATGGCGTGATGCACCGGATCGACGTGCTTGAAGGCACCCTTGCGAAGGCGTTCGGCTGCCTCGGCGGCTATATCGCCGGCCGCGCCGAGATCATCGACGCGGTGCGCTCCTACGCGCCGGGCTTCATCTTCACCACCGCGCTGCCGCCTGCGATCTGCTCGGCCGCGACCGCTGCGATCCGCCATCTGAAGACCTCGAACTGGGAGCGCGAGCGCCACCAGGACCGCGCCGCCCGCACCAAGGCGATCCTGACCGCCGCCGGCCTGCCGGTGATGTCGAGCGACACCCATATCGTGCCGCTGTTCGTCGGCGACCCCGAGAAGTGCAAGCGCGCCTCCGACCTGCTGCTGGAGGACCACGGCATCTACATCCAGCCGATCAACTATCCGACGGTCGCCAAGGGCGCCGAGCGACTGCGCATCACGCCCTCGCCCTACCATGACGACGGCCTGATCGACGCGCTGGCCGAGGCCCTGCTCCAGGTCTGGGACCGGCTCGGCCTACCGCTGCACCAGAAGTCGCTGGCCGCCGAGTAA
- a CDS encoding MBL fold metallo-hydrolase: MHTKTDSLPSSAEALRYPWENHPGHDQVVEVAPGVLWARLKLPFRLNHVNIYLLADGDGWTMVDAGFGNEESIAAWTTLFEGPLKHVKVTRLIVTHSHPDHVGLAGWITERFDCPLYMSQVEYLQSVYHQNRGTEERRNAQRLFFRRHGMDEDLTEKLLGRGQDYLKRVSVLPPSYHRLTHGDEVVIGTRRFKVITGGGHALDQVMLYCAADKLFLSADQVLSKISPNVSVWAVEPEQNSLGEYLASLASLTTTLPYDVMVLPGHGVPFYGLKTRIKQLADHHEERCRLIAEACREVPQTSKELVPVVFHKHVLDEHQMGFAAGELVAHVNYMLVEGRLTAEMHDDGMLRFKTT; encoded by the coding sequence ATGCATACGAAGACCGACAGCCTTCCCTCCTCGGCGGAGGCATTGCGATACCCCTGGGAGAACCACCCCGGCCACGACCAGGTCGTGGAGGTAGCCCCCGGGGTGCTGTGGGCGCGGCTGAAGCTGCCGTTTCGCCTCAACCATGTGAACATCTACCTGCTCGCCGACGGCGACGGCTGGACCATGGTGGATGCCGGCTTCGGCAATGAGGAATCGATCGCGGCCTGGACCACGCTGTTCGAGGGACCGCTGAAGCACGTCAAGGTCACAAGGCTGATCGTGACGCATTCGCATCCCGATCATGTCGGTCTCGCCGGTTGGATCACCGAGCGCTTCGACTGCCCGCTCTACATGTCGCAGGTCGAATACCTGCAATCGGTCTATCATCAGAACCGCGGCACCGAGGAGCGGCGCAACGCGCAGCGGCTGTTCTTCCGCCGCCACGGCATGGACGAGGACCTGACCGAGAAGCTGCTCGGCCGCGGCCAGGATTACCTGAAGCGGGTGTCGGTGCTGCCGCCGTCCTATCACCGCCTCACCCATGGCGACGAGGTCGTGATCGGCACGCGGCGCTTCAAGGTGATCACCGGCGGCGGACACGCGCTCGACCAGGTGATGCTGTATTGCGCTGCCGACAAGCTGTTCCTGTCCGCCGACCAGGTGCTGAGCAAGATCTCGCCCAATGTCAGCGTCTGGGCGGTCGAGCCCGAGCAGAACTCGCTCGGCGAATATCTGGCCTCGCTGGCCAGCCTGACCACCACTTTGCCCTATGACGTGATGGTGCTGCCCGGCCATGGCGTGCCGTTCTACGGGCTGAAGACCCGGATCAAGCAGCTCGCCGATCACCATGAGGAGCGCTGCCGGCTGATCGCCGAGGCCTGCCGCGAGGTGCCGCAGACCTCCAAGGAACTGGTCCCGGTGGTGTTCCACAAGCACGTGCTGGACGAGCACCAGATGGGCTTCGCCGCCGGCGAGCTGGTCGCCCATGTCAATTACATGCTGGTCGAGGGCCGCCTGACGGCCGAGATGCACGACGACGGCATGCTGCGCTTCAAGACGACTTGA